From Hermetia illucens chromosome 6, iHerIll2.2.curated.20191125, whole genome shotgun sequence, one genomic window encodes:
- the LOC119658836 gene encoding serine-rich adhesin for platelets-like isoform X2 yields MFYLSHPFGVVSPSSGSDAFKSRTFSSYPGRDDQIVSGDNDDGDGNDALYQRRRRKQLGEKPVVLNRTNARRREDWSGNLTGCNHDARTTSGLRDSSRMRSGHLIPWPRDTWRREFVLPPLIQFRGKQKDEATAPDLEVILRTIRQAWNSPYPRSNLQSRSYEDTDTPTSEWNIPTTRNFGVKFRQQQKLSDISKMGSGNNSTPVISGLLRRRYSVPEIIMRKHSLAQQKSFDESSAATAPSPNRSPAPVYHKSYSTNTPTRTYPLSSGSDSNLSLRRFDHRGGEMSMRKSTLLRRIWSRELKRYDDTRSGSWSPPMRRSQRRLHPEPVEQHRCEECRKLEDDHSDESEELVVGASRKRLRLISSHGKEAIDQSSASYHTSSANYTQSTSERTQITTPNNGSLESTPLKSASTTTTTSSSIQKSNNVHIYMTPIKSDQSNSEPIDQGQDMLHVEIDVDNSETNGNSIQMNSDENQNEQALVESPQTVVPGKTTTVSGTGDSPLDKFISKLLIDNLADLADEINEQFENNNNLMRNTSTPKSKRVSVVYLTPEHMEAVVSRSQNSTTDNISSDSNNLMITTDSSNNERIIYFPSCSLECKDDMSSFNSNCSDIELHNISGESLVTVNAGSAYLQNAHTTTLVVPRMLNKFPRTESLEAEYSLTSAREEEEDNANGNDTDDSVSLVDSLDEPHPSSNNNENSAEKTEEITDEPKTEPNNPDDEEADEEENTPSMCREPEAFFIPIAGSESEKVRSGSVSEAMPEKLKERIIQRQRELDKKKIEEHRKKQKKLEELIDPKLEEQGFTEKSPVRLKKDSPVKEKPPVPKKSESLTRKLKSKSNAIHLHTEISLLESYTIDSKGNMQMRAPQQKTESTSTGITSTSGATKKLYPSKSKIQRKQSMIAPKPPEIAPSIQDRKPLSSSSHNKSRSQAKRDVQKMTIFQAQSDIITPDSENGPRRVYQKTEIQDGEKHIEILEIVECIESSPESSPDRHQTYRCSSKSALSRRSKIPIPVYKMGRSSGYQKAIRCPLLREASPNSVKCIARNLQTSSCNKVDRVIAELLIDALNRPEEIGIEIIKSPKDLSRDKSSKRQNNQRRNTPRRSANNTKYQQVFEVIPEEKSSFSVDSSTDDATKSSSTKARTRDSSSTQMKTSDSTAPTKELNELPTESSSSTSATNPKSSTTSNPGRLAVDHAEPNAWIGFFRRHDSSMDEDDSPSQPYPNSTAASSCQPTISSPSTNTAAAGTTTPKDISSAECLNSAESDNVLKLIDKTFQNSTKSKIQAPSKPASSLDYVAETATTAATIASGTTSTITSETFSNTCNSCKLLERKNGAETCKNIENAKPSIKSKKPQSNALRKSNTVLKIDLKQSSESSSQSSISSTSTTAEASSSSKGSEKPKDKLSSEKAHPPDVWRVQSPDICKKAIPKLKGRENEPSTCETMTEIDTKSFIIIEDSCNMSPSTLNYSANIPTKVIPTSTDSNTPILTNKCTICCFCNPDLHKSGKTTSSTPCPYCNRRRTPPKREEETNTESDYFLSHPFYQSMTKFDHTHIRTRSRDSDVISTKCTKVNEKIKNYNFPEGTASQQDSTSKSRVTKNLSRPKNTINIPKRAEPGAVHKTTQDTIKSKDSKMKNSSPDRKAFRLPSPYANLSSTSFERTSSPSSSSDSTCPTTPSRCPILPSARRHNFAAARSNSKEAERRKEKHPAGKATAVGGNNNESVSDNANNNGGSNNAKVNGQTNGWSVTVAGSYNQDMAPDLEMRLSFPKPGGSGGLQHQQQSITSNQTVHQNVSDRREIHHHQRVTNGNNIYSESHYQDEDLLNDNFTRSNNHHQFQALPPAGNPKRTLTRIVSERTHSQRDINFPEVSPSSRNPIASRQMAKKAIKHTECSVAVTSATRTISNFTRGRRTMSYQSLNTAESLRTNTNKNTNNNRDRHLIRDNSLDLGNLSSGRRMSLESQTPSATECLALSVMGNAIAPEQKPRVLTMSEKDLTRRHHSCFTRNRAFFT; encoded by the exons GATACACCTACGTCTGAGTGGAATATCCCCACTACACGAAATTTTGGAGTAAAATTCAGACAACAGCAGAAACTAAGTGATATCAGCAAAATGGGCTCAGGAAATAATTCAACGCCCGTCATATCCGGATTATTAAGGAGACGCTACTCCGTCCCGGAAATCATAATGAGAAA ACACAGTCTAGCTCAACAGAAATCTTTTGACGAGAGTTCAGCGGCAACAGCACCATCTCCTAATCGTTCTCCGGCACCAGTCTATCATAAATCTTACTCAACAAACACCCCCACTCGAACCTATCCACTTTCATCTGGATCAGATTCGAATCTGTCCCTTCGACGTTTCGATCATCGTGGCGGTGAGATGTCCATGCGCAAATCAACCCTACTTCGTCGCATTTGGAGCCGTGAATTGAAAAGATATGATGACACACGTTCAGGAAGCTGGTCACCACCaatgcgtcgatcacaacgtCGCCTTCATCCTGAACCAGTGGAACAACATCGTTGCGAGGAATGTCGCAAGCTTGAAGACGATCACAGCGATGAGTCTGAAGAATTGGTTGTTGGAGCATCACGTAAACGTCTACGATTGATTTCTTCACATGGAAAGGAGGCCATCGATCAGTCATCCGCCTCATATCATACCTCATCTGCAAATTATACACAATCGACATCCGAAAGGACCCAGATAACAACACCAAATAATGGCAGCCTGGAGAGCACACCACTGAAGTCAGCGTCAACAACAACCACTACCTCCTCTTCGATTCAAAAATCGAACAATGTTCATATTTACATGACCCCAATCAAATCAGACCAATCAAATTCTGAACCGATCGATCAGGGTCAAGATATGCTTCACGTAGAAATAGATGTAGATAATAGTGAAACAAATGGGAACAGTATTCAGATGAATTCGGACGAAAACCAGAACGAACAAGCTTTGGTCGAAAGTCCGCAAACCGTGGTTCCTGGGAAGACCACAACTGTCAGTGGCACCGGGGACTCTCCTCTAGATAAGTTCATATCAAAACTACTCATTGACAACTTAGCCGATCTTGCCGACGAGATCAACGAACAgtttgaaaacaacaacaacctcATGAGAAACACATCCACCCCGAAATCTAAACGAGTCTCTGTGGTATACCTCACTCCTGAGCATATGGAAGCGGTCGTTAGCAGATCCCAGAACTCGACAACCGACAACATATCATCAGACAGTAACAACCTCATGATCACCACAGATTCATCTAACAATGAACGAATCATCTACTTTCCAAGTTGCTCTTTGGAATGCAAGGATGACATGTCGAGCTTCAATTCAAACTGTTCAGACATTGAACTTCATAACATATCTGGAGAAAGTCTAGTCACAGTCAATGCTGGAAGTGCATACCTGCAAAACGCACACACAACTACTTTGGTAGTCCCACGAATGCTGAATAAATTCCCCCGAACTGAGTCCTTGGAAGCTGAATACTCCTTGACCTCAGCCAGAGAAGAAGAGGAGGACAATGCAAATGGGAACGATACAGACGATAGTGTTAGTCTAGTCGATAGTTTAGATGAACCGCATCCTTCCAGCAACAATAATGAAAATTCGGCAGAAAAGACTGAGGAAATTACGGATGAACCCAAGACTGAGCCTAATAATCCCGACGATGAAGAGGCAGATGAGGAGGAGAATACCCCTTCAATGTGCCGAGAACCTGAAGCTTTTTTCATTCCTATAGCTGGTTCTGAGTCAGAGAAGGTCCGATCTGGCAGTGTGAGTGAAGCCATGCCAGAAAAGTTGAAGGAAAGGATCATACAACGGCAACGTGAATTAGACAAGAAGAAAATCGAAGAGCATCGGAAGAAGCAGAAGAAGTTGGAAGAACTAATAGATCCTAAGTTAGAAGAGCAAGGCTTTACCGAAAAGTCACCAGTTCGGCTGAAAAAAGATTCACCAGTTAAAGAAAAGCCTCCGGTTCCAAAGAAATCGGAGAGCCTTACTAGAAAACTCAAAAGCAAATCCAACGCTATACATCTTCACACAGAAATCAGTCTCTTGGAGTCCTACACAATCGACTCAAAGGGCAACATGCAAATGAGAGCCCCACAACAGAAGACTGAATCCACGTCAACTGGCATCACAAGCACAAGTGGCGCTACTAAGAAGCTATATCCTAGTAAGTCGAAGATTCAGCGAAAGCAAAGCATGATTGCGCCAAAGCCACCAGAAATTGCTCCTTCCATACAGGACAGAAAACCACTGTCTTCAAGCTCACACAACAAGTCCAGAAGCCAAGCAAAGAGGGACGTCCAAAAGATGACAATTTTTCAGGCTCAATCAGACATAATCACGCCTGACTCCGAGAACGGTCCACGCCGTGTATAccaaaagactgaaattcaagacgGAGAGAAACATATCGAAATCTTGGAGATTGTGGAATGCATCGAGAGCTCTCCGGAAAGTTCACCGGATCGCCATCAAACTTATCGATGTTCAAGTAAATCCGCCTTATCACGTCGATCGAAAATTCCTATTCCCGTCTATAAAATGGGTAGATCGTCCGGTTATCAAAAAGCTATACGCTGTCCCCTTCTACGTGAAGCCAGTCCAAATAGTGTGAAATGCATCGCCCGAAATCTCCAGACTAGCTCTTGCAACAAAGTTGATCGTGTTATTGCTGAGTTGCTCATTGACGCACTGAACAGACCTGAAGAGATCGGTATAGAAATCATCAAGTCCCCGAAAGACCTATCACGTGATAAATCCTCGAAGCGACAAAACAATCAGCGACGAAACACTCCTCGTAGATCGGCGAATAACACAAAATATCAACAAGTTTTCGAGGTGATACCAGAAGAAAAGAGTAGCTTTTCCGTGGACTCTTCCACGGACGATGCTACCAAGTCGTCGTCCACAAAGGCTCGAACTAGGGACTCGTCTTCGACGCAAATGAAGACTTCCGATAGTACGGCTCCAACCAAAGAACTCAATGAACTTCCAACAGAATCGTCTTCAAGCACGTCAGCGACCAACCCAAAATCCTCGACGACCAGCAATCCAGGACGTCTAGCGGTGGACCATGCAGAACCGAACGCCTGGATCGGATTCTTCAGGCGCCACGACAGCTCCATGGACGAAG ATGATTCTCCATCTCAACCGTACCCCAACTCCACTGCCGCCTCATCATGTCAACCAACAATATCTTCACCAAGTACGAACACAGCTGCTGCCGGGACTACAACACCTAAAGACATATCATCAGCTGAATGTCTTAACAGTGCCGAGTCTGATAATGTCCTTAAGCTCATCGACAAAACATTCCAAAATTCTACCAAATCAAAAATTCAAGCTCCTTCGAAACCTGCATCATCATTAGACTATGTCGCGGAAACTGCCACTACCGCTGCCACAATCGCCTCTGGGACCACTTCCACTATCACATCTGAAACTTTTTCAAATACATGTAATTCATGTAAACTCTTGGAAAGGAAAAATGGAGCTGAAACATGCAAGAATATTGAAAACGCAAAACCATCtataaaaagcaaaaaaccTCAGAGCAATGCACTTAGGAAGAGCAACACAGTTTTGAAAATCGACTTGAAGCAATCCTCGGAGAGTTCCAGCCAAAGTTCGATCTCGTCAACATCCACAACAGCCGAAGCGAGTTCTAGCTCAAAGGGAAGCGAAAAACCCAAAGACAAACTCAGTTCGGAAAAGGCTCATCCGCCTGATGTATGGCGCGTTCAGTCCCCCGACATATGTAAAAAGGCAATCCCGAAACTGAAAGGACGCGAGAACGAGCCATCAACATGTGAAACGATGACTGAAATCGACACTAAATCGTTCATTATAATCGAAGATAGCTGTAACATGAGTCCTTCAACGCTAAACTACTCAGCAAATATCCCAACAAAAGTCATCCCTACCTCAACGGACTCGAACACCCCTATCCTAACTAATAAGTGTACAATATGCTGCTTTTGTAATCCGGATTTGCACAAATCCGGTAAAACTACCTCCTCCACACCGTGCCCTTATTGTAATCGTAGACGTACACCTCCAAAACGCGAGGAGGAAACTAACACAGAATCGGATTATTTTCTAAGCCACCCTTTCTATCAATCCATGACCAAATTCGATCATACTCACATCCGGACCCGTTCTAGGGATTCGGACGTTATCAGTACAAAATGCAcaaaagtcaatgaaaaaataaaaaattacaacTTCCCCGAAGGGACCGCCAGTCAGCAGGATTCCACCTCGAAATCGAGAGTCACAAAAAACCTCTCTCGCCCCAAAAACACTATCAACATCCCCAAGCGGGCGGAACCGGGAGCCGTGCATAAAACCACCCAGGATACCATCAAGTCAAAGGActcgaaaatgaaaaattctagTCCGGATAGGAAAGCATTTCGCCTGCCCAGTCCTTACGCTAATCTATCGTCAACTAGCTTTGAGCGTACATCGAGTCCTAGCTCGTCGTCGGATTCCACTTGTCCTACGACGCCTAGCCGCTGTCCCATCCTGCCATCGGCACGAAGACACAATTTCGCGGCGGCTCGAAGTAATTCCAAGGAGGCGGAGCGACGGAAGGAGAAGCATCCGGCCGGGAAGGCGACAGCAGTTGGCGGTAATAACAATGAAAGTGTTTCGGATAATGCAAACAACAATGGTGGGAGCAACAATGCGAAAGTGAATGGGCAGACCAACG GATGGTCCGTAACAGTTGCCGGCTCCTACAATCAAGACATGGCTCCTGACTTAGAAATGCGTCTAAGTTTCCCCAAACCTGGCGGTAGTGGTGgtcttcaacatcaacaacaatcaATTACATCAAATCAAACCGTACATCAAAATGTCTCCGACCGTCGAGAgattcatcatcaccaacgcgTCACCAACGGGAACAACATTTACAGCGAGAGCCACTATCAGGACGAGGACCTTTTGAATGACAATTTTACGCGGAGTAACAATCATCATCAATTCCAAGCGTTACCGCCAGCAGGAAATCCGAAACGGACGTTGACCAGAATTGTATCAG AGCGAACTCATAGCCAACGTGATATCAACTTTCCGGAAGTGAGCCCGTCATCGAGAAATCCCATCGCATCGCGGCAAATGGCTAAAAAGGCGATCAAG CACACGGAATGTAGTGTAGCGGTGACTTCAGCTACACGAACCATTTCCAACTTCACCCGCGGACGCAGGACTATGTCGTATCAGTCCCTGAACACGGCAGAGTCACTAAGGACCAATACGAATAAGAACACCAACAACAATCGGGATCGTCATTTAATACGTGACAATTCATTAGATTTGGGTAATTTGTCGTCCGGTCGAAGGATGTCCCTTGAGAGCCAAACCCCATCGGCCACAGAGTGTCTGGCATTGTCCGTCATGGGCAACGCTATCGCTCCCGAACAGAAACCGCGCGTACTGACCATGAGCGAGAAGGATTTAACGAGACGGCATCACTCCTGCTTCACCAGGAATCGTGCATTTTTTACGTAG